The following coding sequences lie in one Mycobacterium sp. DL440 genomic window:
- a CDS encoding MOSC domain-containing protein, with protein sequence MAQVLTVNVAHPRPNAAEGRAVTGIDKRPVDGAVAVRAPGPMHGGLGSGLVGDTIGDQQFHGGDDQAVYAYAREDLDGWQSELDREIANGVFGENLTTAGIDVTNAVIGERWRVGSDGLELEVSRPRIPCRTFANWLQLNGWVKTFTRAAIPGAYLRLVAPGSVSSGDEIVVTDRPDHDITIGFVFRALTLEPQHLPSILQAAALPDPLRELAERRTASS encoded by the coding sequence ATGGCGCAGGTCCTGACGGTGAACGTGGCTCATCCACGACCGAACGCGGCCGAGGGGCGTGCCGTCACCGGCATCGACAAGCGTCCCGTCGACGGGGCCGTCGCGGTACGCGCGCCGGGACCGATGCACGGCGGGCTCGGTAGCGGCCTCGTCGGCGACACGATCGGTGACCAACAGTTTCACGGCGGCGACGATCAGGCGGTGTACGCCTACGCACGCGAAGACCTCGACGGCTGGCAGAGCGAACTGGACCGTGAGATCGCCAACGGCGTATTCGGCGAGAACCTGACCACCGCGGGCATCGACGTCACCAACGCCGTCATCGGTGAACGGTGGCGGGTCGGGTCCGACGGGCTCGAGCTCGAAGTGTCCCGGCCGCGCATCCCCTGCCGGACATTCGCCAACTGGTTGCAGCTCAACGGGTGGGTCAAAACCTTTACCAGAGCAGCGATTCCAGGGGCGTATCTGCGTCTGGTGGCACCGGGCTCGGTATCTTCGGGCGATGAGATCGTGGTGACCGACCGGCCTGACCATGACATCACCATCGGATTCGTGTTCCGTGCGCTGACCCTGGAGCCACAGCATCTGCCCTCGATCCTGCAGGCGGCCGCCCTGCCCGACCCTCTGCGGGAGCTCGCCGAACGTCGGACCGCCTCGAGCTGA
- a CDS encoding DUF732 domain-containing protein, producing MKLAGLAVIGAAAAIAFAAPAHAEIDTDFANELHTFGIYGQRDYNAWIGKLMCKRLHNGVDHTAQDSVGFVKKQLAKDSTDAQAWQFTGTAINYYCPDQRAVYEQAAH from the coding sequence ATGAAGCTTGCAGGGCTGGCAGTGATCGGTGCCGCGGCGGCAATTGCCTTCGCCGCTCCCGCACATGCCGAGATTGATACTGATTTCGCCAATGAGCTGCACACCTTCGGCATCTACGGGCAGCGTGACTACAACGCCTGGATCGGCAAGCTCATGTGCAAGCGGCTGCACAACGGCGTCGACCACACCGCCCAGGACTCGGTCGGTTTCGTCAAGAAACAACTGGCCAAGGACAGCACCGACGCCCAGGCCTGGCAGTTCACCGGCACCGCCATCAACTACTACTGCCCCGATCAGCGCGCCGTCTACGAGCAGGCCGCGCACTAA
- a CDS encoding o-succinylbenzoate synthase produces MQTLIDFDRAPVFAIPTLEPVGGLTIREGMLIEGPQGWGEFSPLPYERALGRWLTAATEPGTVGWPDPVRGRVPIAVTIPAVGAARAHEIAAASGCRTAAIEVGVGGLAQDVERVRAVRDGLGADGVLRCDAKGRWDPDTAVAAIAALDRAAGGLEFIAQPCSTIDELAQVRLRVAVPIAAAESIRESDEPMGLRLGEAADIAVLATGPLGGARRALRVAESCGLPCVVTSTLETTIGLGAGLALAGALPQLAFACELGTRRFLAGDVVADSRSLVTVDGYLPVAPMPPAPQRDRLERYALTDPARLTWWRERLQHAISAS; encoded by the coding sequence GTGCAGACCCTGATCGACTTTGACCGCGCGCCGGTTTTCGCCATCCCGACCCTCGAGCCGGTCGGCGGGCTCACGATTCGCGAGGGAATGCTCATCGAGGGGCCGCAGGGCTGGGGGGAATTCAGCCCGCTGCCCTATGAGCGCGCACTGGGACGCTGGCTCACCGCGGCCACCGAGCCGGGCACCGTCGGCTGGCCCGATCCGGTGCGCGGGCGGGTACCCATCGCGGTCACCATTCCCGCCGTCGGCGCCGCCCGGGCGCACGAGATCGCCGCCGCATCGGGTTGTCGGACCGCGGCGATCGAGGTGGGTGTCGGGGGACTGGCCCAGGACGTCGAGCGCGTCCGGGCGGTGCGCGACGGGCTCGGCGCGGATGGCGTCCTCAGATGTGACGCGAAGGGGCGGTGGGATCCGGACACTGCGGTCGCCGCCATCGCTGCTCTCGATCGCGCGGCCGGCGGATTGGAGTTCATCGCGCAGCCGTGCTCCACCATCGACGAGCTGGCGCAGGTGAGGCTCCGGGTCGCGGTGCCCATCGCGGCCGCCGAGTCGATCCGCGAATCCGACGAACCGATGGGCCTGCGCCTCGGCGAGGCGGCCGACATCGCAGTGCTCGCGACCGGACCGTTGGGCGGGGCCCGGCGCGCGTTGCGCGTCGCCGAATCCTGCGGGTTGCCCTGTGTGGTCACTTCGACGCTGGAGACGACCATCGGACTTGGCGCGGGACTCGCGCTGGCGGGCGCGTTGCCCCAGTTGGCGTTCGCGTGCGAGTTGGGAACCAGGAGATTTCTCGCCGGCGACGTCGTCGCGGATTCGCGTTCCCTGGTCACAGTTGATGGCTACCTACCCGTCGCGCCCATGCCCCCGGCGCCGCAGCGCGACCGACTCGAGCGGTACGCCCTCACCGACCCGGCCCGGCTGACCTGGTGGCGCGAACGCCTGCAACATGCCATTTCTGCATCGTGA
- a CDS encoding thioesterase family protein, with the protein MIGCHYHRLGSEGEYQMFESTADTRSNWDPAIQHGSPPLALLTKAIEELSAASGLRIGRLTLDILGAIPVAPVRVRAWVDRPGSRISMVASEMEAARPDGTWRAVARVTAWLLAPSDTSDVVTDRFPPLVEGAAADVAHNWEGAPGYLESVSWRRQPTAEGESAVAWMSPLTPVVDDEETTALQRLALVVDSANGIGAALDPDKFIFMNTDTSVHLHRLPQGSDFALRARGSIGPDGVGATTAEIFDRQGFIGTSAQTLLVMRAS; encoded by the coding sequence ATGATCGGCTGTCACTACCATCGGCTCGGTTCCGAGGGTGAGTACCAGATGTTCGAATCCACCGCCGATACTCGAAGCAACTGGGATCCGGCGATTCAGCACGGCTCACCGCCGTTGGCGTTGTTGACCAAGGCGATCGAGGAGTTGAGTGCGGCCTCAGGCCTGCGGATCGGGCGGTTGACGCTCGACATTCTGGGCGCGATTCCGGTTGCGCCGGTGCGGGTTCGGGCCTGGGTGGACCGGCCGGGATCACGGATCTCGATGGTTGCCTCCGAGATGGAGGCGGCCCGGCCCGACGGCACCTGGCGTGCCGTCGCCCGGGTCACCGCCTGGCTGCTGGCGCCCAGCGACACCAGTGACGTGGTCACCGACCGGTTCCCGCCATTGGTGGAGGGCGCGGCCGCCGATGTGGCACACAATTGGGAAGGCGCGCCGGGCTATCTGGAAAGTGTGTCCTGGCGGCGGCAACCCACCGCCGAGGGTGAGTCGGCCGTGGCGTGGATGAGTCCGTTGACGCCGGTGGTCGACGACGAGGAGACGACGGCGTTGCAGCGCTTGGCGCTCGTGGTGGATTCTGCCAATGGTATTGGTGCGGCACTGGATCCGGACAAGTTCATCTTCATGAACACCGATACCTCGGTGCATCTGCACCGGCTTCCGCAGGGATCGGACTTCGCCCTACGGGCACGTGGCTCGATCGGACCAGACGGTGTCGGCGCGACGACTGCCGAAATATTTGACCGCCAAGGGTTTATCGGCACCTCAGCCCAGACTCTGCTGGTGATGCGGGCGTCGTGA
- a CDS encoding GDSL lipase encodes MSRLATFIVSLALLVGLFAQAPQRRYVNSGLDPQINHIAVIGDSYTTGMLAEGGMGPRNWASLAWQKLAQRGVQVDADVVAEGGAGYEARGNHGSIFADLTPRAVQPDDALIVFFGSRNDKDADLGAVARLTHDALTMARQAAPTARMLVIGPPWVNADVPPNLFGVRDILRDQARQVGATFVDPIAERWFFDNPELIGVDGIHPTDAGHAYMADKIAPLIGKELPRWV; translated from the coding sequence GTGAGTCGTCTGGCCACTTTCATCGTCTCGCTCGCCCTCCTGGTGGGGTTGTTCGCGCAGGCCCCTCAGCGGCGCTATGTCAACTCGGGCCTGGATCCCCAGATCAACCACATCGCGGTGATCGGGGACTCCTACACCACGGGCATGCTCGCCGAGGGCGGTATGGGGCCGAGGAACTGGGCGTCGCTGGCCTGGCAGAAACTGGCGCAACGCGGGGTGCAGGTGGACGCGGATGTGGTGGCCGAGGGCGGCGCCGGCTATGAGGCGCGTGGCAACCACGGCAGCATCTTCGCCGACCTGACTCCCAGGGCAGTGCAGCCTGACGACGCGTTGATCGTCTTCTTCGGGTCGCGCAACGACAAGGACGCTGACCTGGGTGCGGTCGCCCGGTTGACCCACGATGCCCTGACGATGGCACGGCAAGCCGCCCCCACCGCGCGGATGCTGGTGATCGGGCCGCCGTGGGTGAACGCCGATGTTCCGCCGAATCTGTTCGGTGTTCGTGACATTCTGCGGGATCAGGCACGGCAGGTCGGGGCGACGTTCGTCGATCCGATCGCCGAGCGCTGGTTCTTCGACAACCCGGAGTTGATCGGGGTCGACGGCATCCATCCGACCGACGCCGGCCACGCCTACATGGCGGACAAGATCGCACCGCTGATCGGCAAGGAGCTTCCGCGCTGGGTCTGA
- a CDS encoding RecB family exonuclease, with protein sequence MSEEPAPTPRRPALSPSRAGDFKQCPLLYRFRAIDRLPEPRSTAQLRGSLVHAALEQLYGLPAAERVHDTALTLVEPAWEQVVAAEPELAGTEYPATLLAEARALLSGYYRLEDPTRFDPQCCEHRLEVELADGTLLRGFVDRIDVAPSGELRVVDYKTGKAPPEARAQAEFKAMFQMKFYAVALLRSRGVMPSRLRLLYLADGQVLDYSPEHDELLRFERTLMAIWKAIQTAGATGDFRPKPSRLCSWCAHQSLCPAFGGTPPPYPGWPESGAA encoded by the coding sequence GTGAGTGAGGAACCGGCCCCGACGCCGCGCCGCCCGGCGTTGTCACCGTCGCGGGCCGGCGATTTCAAGCAGTGTCCGCTGCTGTACCGGTTCCGCGCCATCGACCGGCTCCCCGAGCCCCGGTCCACCGCACAGCTGCGCGGTTCACTGGTGCACGCCGCGTTGGAGCAGCTCTACGGCCTTCCCGCAGCCGAGCGGGTGCATGACACCGCGCTGACACTGGTCGAGCCGGCGTGGGAGCAGGTGGTCGCCGCCGAGCCCGAGCTGGCCGGCACCGAGTACCCGGCCACGTTGCTCGCCGAGGCCAGGGCGCTGTTGTCGGGTTACTACCGCCTGGAGGATCCGACCCGGTTCGATCCGCAGTGCTGCGAGCACCGCCTTGAGGTCGAGCTGGCCGACGGCACACTGTTGCGCGGGTTCGTCGACCGGATCGATGTGGCACCGTCGGGAGAGTTGCGCGTCGTCGATTACAAGACCGGCAAGGCCCCGCCCGAGGCGCGGGCACAGGCCGAGTTCAAGGCGATGTTTCAGATGAAGTTCTATGCCGTCGCGTTGCTGCGCTCGCGGGGCGTGATGCCGTCGCGGCTTCGGCTGTTATATCTGGCCGACGGTCAAGTGCTCGACTACTCCCCCGAGCATGACGAGCTGCTGCGGTTCGAGCGCACGCTGATGGCGATCTGGAAAGCCATCCAGACGGCCGGGGCCACGGGCGACTTCCGGCCCAAACCGTCACGGTTGTGCTCATGGTGTGCACATCAGAGTTTGTGTCCGGCGTTCGGTGGCACCCCGCCGCCGTATCCCGGGTGGCCAGAATCAGGAGCTGCATGA
- a CDS encoding alkaline phosphatase family protein, with product MKTQRTGYSGVVGRPWAEVCAGKTRRRDLWHARGVEPARPDPDAPHLADVVPSVLAAMGAPGFDARIPWAGPIRGACVLLIDGLGAELLAAHAADAPVLTAMSDKAPHQTLHVGFPSTTAAGLAAIGTGYRSGEHGFVGYSFRVPEAGPEFDVINALRWRPHPWGPDLRDRVVPERIQPLPTTFERAAEAGFEVSVVSGAEYSGSGLTRALLRGGRYVGVHALGDLAAEVIGAVAGSGFCYGYHADLDLTGHLHGPGSPAWRMQLRQVDRLVESVLEALPSECLLTVVADHGMITVDPAAAVDIDECDPLRDGVVAIGGEARARHVYTAAGAADDVLAAWRTTLADSAWVMSRDEAVAAGWFGPRVRDDIRSRIGDVVAAARGSAALLRRHAEPLESALIGHHGSLTRAEQYVPLLSAIG from the coding sequence ATGAAAACCCAGCGTACCGGGTACAGCGGAGTGGTCGGGCGCCCTTGGGCCGAGGTCTGCGCCGGCAAAACCCGCCGACGTGATCTGTGGCACGCTCGCGGTGTGGAGCCTGCGCGTCCCGATCCCGATGCACCCCACCTGGCCGATGTGGTCCCGTCGGTGCTTGCCGCGATGGGGGCGCCCGGATTCGATGCGCGGATCCCCTGGGCCGGCCCGATCCGCGGAGCGTGCGTGCTGCTGATCGACGGACTCGGCGCCGAACTACTGGCCGCCCATGCCGCCGATGCACCGGTCCTTACCGCGATGTCGGACAAGGCGCCCCACCAGACACTGCACGTCGGGTTCCCGTCCACCACGGCAGCGGGACTCGCGGCGATCGGCACCGGATACCGCTCGGGTGAGCACGGCTTTGTCGGCTACTCGTTCCGGGTTCCCGAAGCCGGGCCGGAATTCGATGTGATCAACGCGCTGCGGTGGCGCCCCCATCCGTGGGGACCCGATCTTCGAGACCGCGTGGTGCCCGAGCGGATCCAGCCGCTGCCCACCACGTTCGAACGGGCCGCCGAGGCCGGGTTCGAGGTCTCGGTCGTATCGGGCGCCGAGTACTCCGGTTCCGGACTTACCCGGGCGCTGCTGCGCGGCGGACGTTACGTCGGCGTGCATGCCCTCGGCGATCTCGCTGCCGAGGTCATCGGGGCCGTCGCAGGCAGCGGCTTCTGCTACGGATACCACGCCGACCTCGACTTGACGGGCCACCTGCACGGGCCCGGGTCGCCGGCCTGGCGGATGCAGTTGCGCCAAGTCGACCGCCTGGTGGAGTCGGTGCTGGAGGCCTTGCCGTCGGAATGCCTACTGACTGTGGTGGCCGACCACGGCATGATCACAGTCGACCCGGCGGCCGCGGTGGACATCGACGAGTGCGACCCGCTTCGCGACGGGGTGGTTGCCATCGGTGGTGAAGCCCGCGCTCGGCACGTGTACACCGCTGCCGGTGCGGCCGACGACGTTCTCGCCGCGTGGCGCACCACCCTGGCAGATTCAGCGTGGGTGATGTCTCGGGACGAGGCCGTCGCGGCGGGTTGGTTCGGGCCTCGGGTACGTGATGACATTCGGTCCCGAATCGGCGATGTCGTCGCCGCCGCGCGCGGCTCAGCCGCGTTGCTGAGACGCCATGCAGAACCTCTGGAGTCGGCATTGATCGGCCATCACGGTTCGCTGACGCGCGCCGAGCAGTATGTCCCGCTACTGTCGGCGATCGGCTGA
- a CDS encoding acyltransferase: MRGAEIKALTGLRIVAAVWVVLFHFRPLLYQVAPDVTEALAPVLDRGAQGVDLFFILSGFVLTWNYIDRMGPTWSTRATLHFLWLRLSRVWPVYLVTLHLAALWLIFTLNVGHIPPEDTSGYNAVSYVRQLFLVQLWFQPYFDGSSWDGPAWSISAEWLAYLLFGALILVIFRIARATRARSLVLLAIAAAVPPVVLLMATGHFYTPWSWLPRIVMQFTAGALACAAVRKLHLTDRTQKSAGYLSILLGAAIVGGLYFFDKHPLNTVGDAGGMVDILFVPQVVALAIGVGSLPALLSTRLLVYGGQISFGLYMVHELVHTAWIWTTRQFELTLTPTLSGKATLLGLFAIAVVGAIALYHFVEEPARRWMRRMVDIRPVDQTNKKLHRIDTEPADRSDEVSARAG, encoded by the coding sequence GTGCGCGGCGCAGAGATCAAGGCCCTGACGGGTCTGCGCATCGTTGCAGCGGTGTGGGTGGTTCTCTTCCACTTTCGGCCCCTGCTCTACCAGGTGGCACCTGACGTCACCGAAGCGCTCGCCCCCGTGCTCGACCGCGGCGCACAGGGCGTCGATCTGTTCTTCATTCTCAGCGGATTCGTCCTGACCTGGAACTACATCGACCGGATGGGACCGACCTGGTCCACCCGGGCCACGTTGCACTTCTTGTGGCTGCGGTTGTCCCGGGTGTGGCCGGTGTACCTCGTCACGCTGCACCTGGCCGCACTGTGGCTGATCTTCACCCTCAATGTCGGGCATATCCCACCTGAGGACACGAGCGGCTACAACGCCGTCAGCTATGTGCGGCAGCTTTTCCTGGTCCAACTGTGGTTCCAGCCCTACTTCGACGGCTCGAGCTGGGATGGGCCGGCGTGGTCGATCAGCGCCGAGTGGCTGGCCTACCTGCTGTTCGGAGCGCTGATCCTGGTGATCTTCCGGATCGCCCGCGCCACCCGGGCGCGCAGTCTGGTCTTGCTGGCCATCGCCGCCGCAGTGCCACCGGTCGTGCTGTTGATGGCCACCGGACACTTCTATACGCCGTGGAGCTGGCTGCCCCGGATCGTCATGCAGTTCACCGCCGGTGCGCTGGCATGCGCCGCGGTGCGCAAGCTGCATCTGACGGATCGGACCCAGAAGAGTGCGGGCTACCTCTCGATCTTGTTGGGTGCCGCCATCGTCGGCGGACTGTACTTCTTCGACAAGCACCCGTTGAACACGGTCGGCGATGCCGGCGGCATGGTCGACATCCTCTTCGTTCCGCAGGTTGTCGCCCTGGCGATCGGCGTCGGCAGCCTTCCGGCATTGCTGTCCACCCGGCTTCTGGTCTACGGCGGCCAGATCTCATTCGGCCTGTACATGGTGCACGAGCTGGTCCATACCGCCTGGATCTGGACCACCCGGCAATTCGAGTTGACCCTGACACCCACGCTCTCGGGTAAGGCGACGCTTCTCGGCCTGTTCGCGATTGCAGTGGTGGGCGCCATCGCGCTGTATCACTTCGTGGAGGAGCCGGCCAGACGCTGGATGCGCAGAATGGTCGACATCCGGCCGGTCGACCAGACGAACAAGAAACTGCACCGGATCGACACCGAGCCCGCAGACCGGTCCGACGAGGTTTCAGCCCGCGCGGGCTGA
- a CDS encoding tRNA (adenine-N1)-methyltransferase, which yields MAGKRPTGPFAVGDRVQLTDAKGRRYTMVLNPGGEFHTHRGIITFDNVIGLPEGSVVKSTNGDQFLVLRPLLVDYVMSMPRGAQVIYPKDAAQIVHEGDIFPGARVLEAGAGSGALTCSLLRAVGPEGRVTSYEIRDDHAPTAEKNVITFFGERPDNWDLVIADLADYDGPEMDRVVLDMLAPWEVLPAVSKALVAGGVLMIYVATVTQLSKVVEALREQQCWTEPRAWESMQRGWHVVGLAVRPEHSMRGHTAFLVSARKLAPGAVAPVPLRKKRQLAAAPESSA from the coding sequence GTGGCAGGGAAGAGACCGACCGGACCGTTCGCCGTTGGCGACCGGGTGCAACTCACCGACGCCAAGGGCCGGCGCTACACGATGGTGCTCAACCCCGGCGGCGAGTTCCACACCCATCGCGGCATCATCACCTTCGACAACGTGATCGGGCTGCCGGAGGGCAGCGTGGTCAAATCCACCAACGGCGATCAATTCCTCGTGCTGCGGCCGCTGCTGGTCGACTACGTGATGTCGATGCCCCGCGGGGCGCAGGTGATCTACCCGAAAGACGCCGCGCAGATCGTGCACGAGGGCGACATCTTCCCCGGCGCGCGAGTGCTGGAGGCCGGCGCCGGCTCCGGCGCGCTGACCTGCTCGCTACTGCGGGCGGTGGGCCCCGAGGGCCGGGTGACGTCCTATGAGATCCGTGACGATCACGCCCCGACCGCCGAGAAGAACGTGATCACGTTCTTCGGTGAGCGGCCCGACAACTGGGACCTGGTGATCGCCGACCTCGCCGACTACGACGGCCCGGAGATGGACCGCGTGGTCCTGGACATGCTGGCGCCCTGGGAGGTGCTGCCCGCGGTCTCCAAGGCGCTGGTCGCCGGCGGCGTACTGATGATCTACGTCGCCACCGTCACCCAGTTGTCGAAGGTCGTCGAGGCGCTTCGCGAGCAGCAGTGCTGGACCGAACCGCGGGCCTGGGAAAGCATGCAGCGCGGCTGGCACGTGGTGGGACTGGCGGTACGCCCGGAACACAGCATGCGCGGCCACACCGCCTTTCTGGTCAGTGCGCG